One window from the genome of Pseudalkalibacillus hwajinpoensis encodes:
- a CDS encoding thioredoxin family protein, with amino-acid sequence MKKFATHEEYLQAIKEGKSVLLFSADWCPDCRVIDPFLPDLEEKYSELDFYYVDRDDHIELCQEMDVFGIPSFVAFNEGEETGRFVSKMRKSKEEIEEFLTEVK; translated from the coding sequence ATGAAGAAATTTGCCACTCATGAAGAATATTTACAAGCAATTAAAGAAGGGAAATCGGTTTTGTTATTTTCCGCAGATTGGTGCCCTGATTGTCGCGTTATCGATCCGTTTCTTCCAGATTTAGAAGAGAAGTACTCTGAGCTAGATTTCTATTACGTTGATCGTGATGATCATATTGAACTTTGCCAAGAAATGGATGTTTTTGGCATTCCAAGTTTTGTAGCCTTTAATGAAGGTGAAGAGACAGGAAGATTTGTAAGTAAGATGAGAAAAAGCAAGGAAGAAATTGAGGAATTTCTTACAGAAGTTAAGTAA
- a CDS encoding DUF1444 domain-containing protein — MEPKELKKLLEKRLQQEDRELTYNQKEEKLRVEDSSTGKGISLGLKGLSAKYEERGEKILDEVVHHVEETLKVMREKQKLNGKENRIFPVIRSGSFASETEAGVPFVFEEHTAETRIYYALDLGHSYRLIDEEWLKKENWTKEALHEVSLFNLRGLSTEVKADTVAGNTFYFLNTNDGYDASRILNDSLLERMAKSAKGELAVAVPHQDVLIFADIENEQGYDALAQLTMHFFSSGLVPVTGLPFMYEDGKLEPVFIMAKNKPKK; from the coding sequence ATGGAACCAAAAGAATTGAAGAAATTGCTCGAAAAACGTCTTCAACAAGAAGACCGTGAGCTTACATACAATCAAAAGGAAGAAAAACTTAGGGTAGAGGATAGTTCAACAGGTAAAGGAATTAGTCTTGGATTAAAGGGATTGTCTGCTAAGTATGAAGAGCGAGGCGAAAAGATACTAGATGAAGTCGTTCATCATGTAGAAGAAACGTTAAAAGTAATGAGAGAGAAGCAAAAACTTAATGGTAAAGAAAACCGCATCTTTCCAGTCATTCGCTCGGGGTCGTTTGCTTCAGAAACGGAAGCTGGCGTTCCATTTGTTTTCGAAGAACATACGGCGGAGACAAGAATCTACTATGCACTTGATCTTGGTCATTCTTATCGCTTGATTGATGAGGAATGGTTAAAGAAGGAAAATTGGACGAAAGAAGCCTTGCATGAAGTGTCATTGTTCAATTTAAGAGGGTTATCTACTGAAGTGAAAGCAGATACGGTTGCAGGAAATACATTTTATTTCTTGAATACAAACGACGGCTATGACGCAAGTAGAATTCTTAATGATTCATTATTGGAACGCATGGCGAAGAGTGCGAAGGGTGAATTAGCGGTAGCTGTTCCTCATCAAGATGTCCTGATTTTTGCTGATATTGAGAATGAGCAAGGTTATGATGCACTTGCACAGTTGACCATGCATTTCTTTTCTAGTGGACTCGTACCAGTAACTGGACTTCCCTTTATGTATGAAGATGGAAAATTAGAGCCGGTATTTATTATGGCGAAAAACAAACCGAAAAAATAA
- the ytpR gene encoding YtpR family tRNA-binding protein → MNMFYNKEGVGDTLIVTLGSTEREDKAVQRKENIARIYSKETNKTIGYNLFHFSQIQELTSSGVVEESEELVNAVNRAIQANGFDDELVYDASPKFVVGYVEEMEKHPNADKLNICQVNVGQEKLQIVCGAPNVDKGQKVVVAKVGAVMPSGMIIKDASLRGIESTGMICSAKELALPDAPQEKGILVLPEDHEIGTEFKAY, encoded by the coding sequence ATGAACATGTTTTACAATAAAGAAGGCGTTGGAGATACTCTAATCGTTACTTTAGGAAGTACTGAACGAGAAGATAAAGCAGTTCAGCGCAAAGAGAATATTGCACGTATTTATAGTAAAGAAACGAATAAAACTATTGGCTATAATCTATTTCATTTTTCACAAATCCAGGAGTTAACAAGCTCAGGTGTCGTTGAGGAAAGCGAAGAGCTTGTTAATGCTGTCAATCGGGCCATCCAAGCTAACGGATTTGATGATGAACTTGTGTACGATGCTTCCCCTAAGTTTGTTGTGGGTTATGTCGAGGAAATGGAAAAGCATCCGAATGCTGATAAATTAAATATTTGTCAGGTGAACGTAGGACAAGAAAAGCTCCAAATCGTTTGTGGTGCTCCAAACGTCGACAAAGGGCAAAAGGTGGTCGTTGCGAAGGTTGGAGCCGTCATGCCTTCTGGTATGATCATAAAGGATGCGAGCTTGCGAGGAATTGAATCAACTGGAATGATTTGCTCAGCAAAAGAACTTGCACTACCAGATGCTCCTCAGGAGAAAGGGATTCTGGTCCTTCCAGAGGATCATGAAATTGGTACGGAATTTAAGGCCTACTAG
- a CDS encoding DNA translocase FtsK has product MDNNWIKKAWNKLFDLDEEEEPQRKETDVKETKSLKDRPDRKHSIGRMENANRKNEARIVHQYPREGNFRFPLIPDHSNNQKNKEGRKEVQRHQSEQIPTKKPKAENRNQSITSPKKDGASSKTTRDGLSENNGSVTNKKFSGVNFKPSQIPSPIYGFSKRPVTEKMEEEVKKSHPNNRYTSLDKSDVIEKLIQEPEPYSLSEGNGILTDSDQVTQGVDQQETEAVSVKEETTNNAIVNEEEREDNREVFISDKNNFEVKSDASLPLETEKESEQSSEADLEISQPEKQWEQIETLTEDVTLEETNDLQKNEMLEEENEEKSEWTADYEVTDDMEEDFIISDEDFIVEHQNEEQTAIEESPEPEPEPEPEPEPEPEPEPEPEPEPEPEPEPEPEPEPEPEPSNQLEVEQQFQREQIEETIEESSQHLEHKEKNVQEQSGRDSARPKPQVPYNVMMLANDRRHLTKKPGSGAEYKLPPISLLDIPPRNEGNDEQWLEEQRELLELTLSNFNVQAKVVGATMGPTVTRFEVQPSPGVKVNKITNLSDDIKLSLAARDIRMEAPIPGKNAIGIEVPNPTSKPVFIREIVRSGAFQSEGSLLNAALGFDIAGEAKITDIQKMPHGLIAGATGSGKSVCINSILVSLLLKANPNDVKMMLIDPKMVELAPYNGLPHLVTPVINDVKEATTALKWAVDEMEERYEKFAAAGVRDIKRYNERAINHGEPQHKLPYIVIVIDELADLMMVSPQDVEDAICRIAQKARACGIHLLVATQRPSVDVITGLIKANIPTRIAFSVSSQIDSRTILDTSGAEKLLGKGDMLCLENGSSKPVRLQGNFVSDEEIERVTSYVRKQRKPNYLIKKEDLMKKQQYDDQEDELFEEACMWALEQGQASSSALQRRFRIGFNRAARLIEMMEERGLVSEAMGSKPRSILMTKADFEETFLKDMHV; this is encoded by the coding sequence TTGGATAATAATTGGATAAAAAAAGCGTGGAATAAATTATTTGACCTTGATGAGGAAGAAGAACCTCAAAGAAAGGAAACAGATGTTAAAGAAACAAAATCGTTAAAAGACCGACCTGATCGAAAACACTCCATTGGGCGGATGGAAAATGCGAATCGGAAGAATGAAGCAAGGATTGTTCACCAATACCCAAGAGAAGGGAACTTTCGATTCCCTCTTATTCCGGATCATTCAAATAACCAAAAGAATAAAGAAGGGAGAAAAGAAGTCCAACGCCATCAAAGTGAACAGATTCCTACGAAAAAACCTAAGGCTGAGAATCGTAATCAGAGCATCACTTCTCCGAAGAAAGATGGCGCCTCCAGCAAAACGACGAGGGATGGGCTTTCAGAAAACAACGGTTCAGTAACAAATAAAAAGTTCTCAGGTGTGAATTTCAAACCATCTCAAATCCCATCACCTATTTATGGTTTTAGCAAACGTCCTGTTACTGAAAAAATGGAAGAAGAAGTAAAAAAATCGCATCCAAACAATCGATATACATCACTCGATAAAAGTGACGTAATTGAAAAACTTATCCAGGAACCTGAACCTTATTCACTAAGCGAAGGGAACGGCATACTGACGGATTCAGATCAAGTTACTCAAGGTGTCGATCAGCAAGAGACTGAAGCCGTTAGTGTGAAAGAAGAAACGACAAACAATGCAATTGTTAATGAAGAAGAAAGAGAAGACAATAGAGAGGTCTTCATTTCTGATAAGAACAACTTTGAAGTTAAAAGCGATGCTTCCTTACCTCTTGAGACAGAAAAAGAGAGTGAGCAATCTAGTGAAGCCGATTTGGAAATCAGTCAGCCTGAGAAACAGTGGGAGCAAATAGAAACTCTCACTGAAGATGTAACATTAGAAGAAACAAACGACCTTCAAAAGAACGAGATGTTAGAAGAGGAAAACGAAGAGAAATCAGAGTGGACTGCTGATTATGAAGTGACAGATGATATGGAAGAGGACTTTATCATTTCAGATGAAGATTTTATTGTTGAGCATCAAAATGAGGAACAAACAGCTATTGAAGAATCACCAGAACCAGAACCAGAACCAGAACCAGAACCAGAACCAGAACCAGAACCAGAACCAGAACCAGAACCAGAACCAGAACCAGAACCAGAACCAGAACCAGAACCAGAACCAGAACCAGAACCATCTAATCAACTCGAAGTAGAACAGCAGTTTCAGCGAGAACAAATAGAAGAAACAATTGAGGAGTCGTCTCAACATCTTGAACATAAGGAGAAAAATGTTCAAGAACAATCCGGACGGGATTCCGCTCGACCAAAGCCGCAGGTTCCTTACAATGTAATGATGCTTGCGAATGACCGACGTCATTTAACAAAAAAACCAGGCAGTGGAGCAGAATATAAACTTCCTCCTATTTCACTTCTTGATATCCCTCCTCGCAATGAAGGTAATGACGAGCAGTGGCTTGAAGAGCAAAGGGAACTATTGGAGCTAACCCTTTCAAACTTTAATGTACAGGCTAAGGTAGTAGGGGCAACAATGGGGCCGACGGTTACCCGTTTCGAAGTGCAGCCAAGTCCAGGAGTTAAGGTGAATAAGATTACGAATTTAAGTGATGACATTAAATTAAGTCTAGCAGCTAGAGACATAAGAATGGAAGCACCGATACCTGGAAAGAATGCAATAGGAATTGAAGTGCCAAACCCTACGAGTAAGCCTGTATTTATTCGGGAGATTGTTCGAAGTGGAGCATTCCAATCTGAAGGTTCACTATTAAATGCGGCGCTCGGTTTTGACATTGCTGGGGAAGCAAAAATAACTGATATTCAAAAAATGCCTCATGGTCTTATTGCGGGTGCTACAGGGTCTGGTAAGAGTGTATGTATCAATTCGATCTTAGTGAGCTTATTGCTTAAAGCAAATCCTAATGATGTAAAGATGATGTTAATTGATCCTAAAATGGTAGAACTTGCACCATATAATGGCCTGCCACATCTAGTCACACCAGTTATTAATGATGTGAAAGAAGCTACTACTGCTTTAAAGTGGGCAGTGGATGAAATGGAAGAGCGTTATGAGAAATTTGCGGCAGCTGGTGTTCGAGATATCAAGCGATATAACGAGCGAGCGATAAACCACGGAGAACCTCAGCACAAACTACCATACATTGTCATTGTGATTGATGAACTCGCTGATCTAATGATGGTTTCACCACAGGACGTTGAGGATGCGATTTGTCGAATTGCACAGAAAGCAAGAGCTTGTGGGATTCATCTACTAGTGGCAACGCAAAGACCGTCAGTTGATGTAATTACAGGGCTTATTAAAGCGAACATCCCTACACGTATTGCTTTCTCTGTATCTTCGCAAATTGATTCTAGAACAATCCTTGATACAAGTGGCGCTGAGAAGCTTCTAGGAAAAGGCGATATGCTTTGTTTGGAGAATGGATCCTCGAAACCAGTTCGATTGCAAGGTAATTTTGTTTCGGACGAAGAAATTGAGCGAGTGACATCCTACGTACGTAAGCAGCGGAAGCCGAATTATTTGATCAAAAAAGAAGATTTAATGAAGAAGCAGCAGTACGATGATCAGGAAGATGAATTGTTTGAGGAAGCGTGCATGTGGGCACTTGAACAAGGTCAGGCTTCTTCTTCTGCACTGCAACGTCGTTTCCGAATAGGATTCAATCGAGCGGCAAGACTAATTGAAATGATGGAAGAACGTGGATTAGTATCTGAAGCTATGGGAAGCAAGCCTAGAAGTATTTTAATGACGAAAGCTGATTTTGAAGAAACATTCCTAAAAGATATGCACGTATAG
- a CDS encoding nicotinate phosphoribosyltransferase, whose protein sequence is MKEIELKMQGKIKRLTNRTFKFDERVGEGWFSAVYFLKTCEIVEEFKPDNIVTMQFFQKHDAVLCGSDEAIALIKTFAKDPESLEIESLKDGDKISPFETVLKIKGPYQNFGFLEGIIDGILGRRTSVATNVYHVVKAARSSGIQKPVIFMGDRDDHYTQQAGDGYASHIGGSTAQATHAMNEWWGKRGMGTMPHALIQLFKGDVVEASKAYYAKYPEDELISLVDYNNDVITDSLRVAREFGKTLKGVRVDTSRTMVDQYFWRNPDVLGTFDPRGVNAELIFALRDALDKEGFEHVKIVVSGGFTEERIRTFESQNVPVDIYGVGSSLLKVDIGFTGDNVILDDEAEAKAGRKYRHNPRLERVE, encoded by the coding sequence ATGAAGGAAATTGAACTTAAAATGCAAGGCAAAATAAAAAGGCTTACGAACCGAACCTTTAAATTTGATGAGCGTGTAGGCGAAGGCTGGTTTTCAGCTGTTTACTTCCTAAAGACATGCGAAATTGTGGAAGAGTTCAAGCCGGACAATATTGTGACAATGCAGTTCTTTCAAAAACATGATGCCGTTCTTTGTGGTTCAGATGAAGCAATTGCACTCATAAAAACCTTTGCGAAGGACCCTGAATCGCTTGAAATAGAGTCGCTAAAGGATGGGGATAAAATCTCTCCATTTGAAACGGTTTTGAAAATTAAAGGGCCATATCAAAACTTCGGTTTTCTCGAAGGAATTATTGATGGTATTCTGGGCAGAAGAACATCCGTCGCGACGAATGTTTATCATGTAGTGAAAGCAGCACGATCATCAGGTATCCAAAAACCGGTTATTTTCATGGGCGATCGTGATGATCATTATACTCAACAAGCGGGTGACGGGTATGCTTCTCATATTGGGGGCTCTACTGCACAGGCAACCCATGCGATGAATGAATGGTGGGGCAAAAGAGGAATGGGAACTATGCCCCATGCCTTAATTCAACTTTTTAAAGGTGATGTTGTTGAAGCATCAAAAGCTTATTATGCGAAATACCCTGAAGATGAATTGATTTCTCTTGTTGATTACAATAATGATGTTATTACGGATTCATTACGTGTAGCAAGGGAATTTGGCAAGACCTTGAAGGGTGTTCGAGTTGATACCTCTCGTACGATGGTTGATCAGTATTTTTGGCGTAATCCTGATGTTCTAGGGACGTTCGATCCAAGAGGGGTTAATGCAGAACTGATTTTTGCACTTAGAGATGCCCTTGATAAAGAAGGCTTCGAGCATGTAAAAATTGTAGTAAGCGGCGGTTTTACGGAAGAAAGAATTCGAACGTTTGAATCTCAAAACGTTCCTGTTGATATTTATGGTGTTGGAAGTAGTTTGCTTAAAGTAGACATTGGATTTACAGGAGATAATGTCATTCTTGATGATGAAGCAGAAGCTAAAGCAGGCAGAAAATATCGACACAACCCGCGTTTAGAGCGTGTTGAATAA
- the murC gene encoding UDP-N-acetylmuramate--L-alanine ligase, giving the protein MTIYHFVGIKGSGMSALAQILSDIGYSVQGSDVEKRFFTQEALEQKGITILPFGEENIKEDMIIIAGNAFDDQHEELVRAREMNLPVYRYHKFLGDFIQKFTSIAVTGSHGKTSTTGLLSHVVGAAEPTSYLIGDGTGKGVKDSQYFVFEACEYRRHFLSYQPDYAIMTNIDFDHPDYFSDVDDVFSAFQEMAMLVKKGIIAYGDDSYLQQIQTKVPVVFYGFDDQNDFQATNIKIDEHGTTFDVHVRDDYYRTFQIPMYGKHNVLNALSVVALCHYENLSGDAVAAQLANFKGVKRRFTEKVVDNQVLIDDYAHHPTEIKATIESAHQKYPNREVVAIFQPHTFTRTKTFLNEFADVLKEADVVYLCDIFGSAREDAGQLSIDQLIEKIPNAHMISEDSIQQLNDHDKGVLLFMGAGDIQKYQEAYETEKASI; this is encoded by the coding sequence ATGACTATATATCACTTTGTTGGCATTAAGGGATCCGGGATGAGCGCTTTAGCACAAATCCTTAGCGACATAGGATACAGTGTACAGGGTTCAGACGTAGAGAAACGTTTCTTTACACAGGAGGCTCTTGAACAAAAAGGTATTACTATTCTTCCATTTGGAGAAGAAAATATTAAAGAAGATATGATTATTATCGCCGGCAATGCATTTGATGATCAGCATGAAGAGTTAGTGCGAGCAAGAGAAATGAACCTTCCTGTTTATCGCTACCATAAATTCCTTGGAGATTTTATTCAAAAATTCACTAGTATTGCTGTAACAGGCTCTCATGGTAAAACATCAACAACTGGTTTGTTGTCTCATGTTGTTGGGGCAGCAGAACCGACATCGTATCTTATCGGAGATGGTACTGGTAAAGGCGTAAAGGACAGTCAGTATTTTGTGTTTGAAGCATGTGAATACCGTCGTCACTTTTTATCTTACCAGCCTGATTATGCGATTATGACAAACATCGATTTTGATCACCCAGATTATTTTTCAGATGTTGATGATGTCTTTTCGGCATTTCAGGAAATGGCAATGCTTGTGAAGAAGGGTATTATTGCTTATGGTGATGATTCTTACCTTCAGCAAATCCAAACAAAAGTACCAGTCGTATTCTACGGCTTTGATGATCAAAACGATTTTCAGGCAACCAATATTAAAATTGATGAACATGGGACAACATTTGATGTTCATGTTCGTGATGATTACTATCGTACATTCCAGATTCCGATGTACGGGAAACACAATGTGCTGAATGCTTTATCTGTGGTTGCTCTTTGTCACTATGAAAATCTTTCAGGAGATGCAGTAGCTGCTCAACTTGCAAACTTCAAAGGAGTTAAGCGTAGATTTACAGAAAAAGTCGTTGATAACCAGGTACTAATTGACGATTATGCGCATCATCCAACTGAAATTAAAGCAACTATAGAATCAGCACATCAGAAGTATCCAAATCGTGAAGTTGTGGCCATTTTCCAACCTCACACATTTACAAGAACAAAGACGTTCCTAAATGAATTTGCAGATGTGTTAAAAGAAGCAGATGTTGTTTACTTATGCGACATCTTTGGATCGGCACGGGAAGATGCAGGTCAGTTATCGATTGATCAACTGATTGAAAAAATCCCTAATGCTCACATGATCTCTGAAGATTCCATTCAGCAGCTTAATGACCATGATAAAGGAGTACTTCTTTTCATGGGAGCCGGTGATATTCAGAAATATCAAGAAGCATATGAGACCGAAAAAGCGTCTATTTAA
- a CDS encoding DUF948 domain-containing protein has protein sequence MEIILYLSVAIIAIAFAVLVYFVAQTLKSLKDTLSNTAKTLDSLEKQMNGLTTETTALLHKTNLLAEDIQGKSEALDTVFVQVKEVGTSLGKMNHSLRNISGKVTDEAERQSEQVTKVVQWGNAAMQIWQKWQVKKKATDQYVDSK, from the coding sequence ATGGAGATTATTTTGTATTTAAGTGTAGCTATTATTGCGATTGCATTTGCAGTTCTTGTTTATTTCGTAGCCCAAACTCTCAAATCCTTGAAGGATACGCTGAGTAATACGGCGAAAACACTTGATAGCCTTGAAAAACAAATGAATGGTTTAACAACTGAAACTACTGCACTGTTACATAAGACTAATTTGCTTGCAGAAGACATTCAGGGGAAATCTGAAGCTCTGGATACTGTTTTTGTACAAGTAAAAGAAGTTGGAACATCACTTGGAAAGATGAATCATTCATTAAGAAATATTTCTGGAAAAGTAACAGATGAGGCAGAGCGTCAATCTGAACAAGTTACAAAAGTCGTTCAGTGGGGAAATGCTGCCATGCAAATATGGCAAAAATGGCAAGTTAAGAAGAAAGCCACAGATCAGTACGTTGATTCAAAATAA
- a CDS encoding YtxH domain-containing protein codes for MSDNNINTKDFIIGSLIGGIVGAAAALLSAPKSGKELRSDLNQQAGAVKEKTSQFRDSAVERSTDFANRAKEKSSTIYKQVSDQSNNIVSKIKDRNLETEENSDLHTQADADVESFQQDLSDHFSEEEPASMENPTKS; via the coding sequence ATGTCGGATAACAACATTAACACAAAAGATTTTATCATTGGTTCACTTATTGGTGGTATCGTTGGAGCAGCAGCTGCACTACTTTCAGCACCTAAATCAGGTAAAGAACTTAGAAGTGATCTAAATCAACAAGCTGGAGCAGTGAAGGAAAAGACTTCTCAATTCCGTGATTCTGCAGTAGAACGTAGCACAGATTTTGCTAACCGTGCTAAAGAAAAATCTTCAACAATTTACAAGCAAGTATCGGATCAATCGAATAACATTGTTTCAAAGATTAAAGATCGTAATCTTGAAACAGAAGAAAATAGTGATCTGCATACTCAGGCAGATGCTGACGTTGAGAGCTTCCAACAGGATCTTAGCGATCATTTCTCTGAAGAAGAACCAGCTTCAATGGAGAATCCTACTAAGTCCTAA
- the ytxJ gene encoding bacillithiol system redox-active protein YtxJ, with product MAITKITTSEDFKRIKEANNQFLLFKNSTTCPISAQAFEEFQKFSEGVSEDVYYLNVQESRPLSTEIADSYGVKHQSPQALVFNENEVVWNDSHWRITNTSLSDAAKKYLK from the coding sequence ATGGCCATTACAAAAATAACTACATCAGAAGATTTCAAACGCATCAAGGAAGCTAATAATCAATTTCTATTATTTAAAAATAGTACAACTTGCCCAATAAGTGCTCAAGCTTTTGAAGAATTTCAGAAGTTTTCCGAGGGTGTGTCAGAAGACGTGTATTATTTGAACGTGCAGGAATCACGTCCTTTATCAACTGAAATTGCTGACTCATATGGAGTAAAGCATCAGTCGCCACAAGCGCTAGTGTTTAATGAAAATGAGGTTGTATGGAATGATTCACATTGGAGAATCACTAATACCTCGTTATCAGATGCTGCGAAAAAATATTTAAAATAA
- a CDS encoding bifunctional 3-deoxy-7-phosphoheptulonate synthase/chorismate mutase → MANIQIDELREKLDEINLQLLDLINERAEVAKEIGRVKKAQGINRFDPVRERKMLDLLAEKNGGPFDNSTLQHIFKEIFKASLELQEDDHRKALLVSRKRQPDNTVIDIKGEKVGDGGQVLISGPCAVESYEQVAEVARAVKKQGFKMLRGGAFKPRTSPYDFQGLGEEGLKILKQVADEYDLAVVSEIVNPADIETAVKYVDVIQIGARNMQNFELLKAAGSVDKPVLLKRGLSATIQEFINAAEYIVSNGNTQVMLCERGIRTYEKATRNTLDITAVPILKQETHLPVLVDVTHSTGRKDLLFPAAKAGLAIGADGIMVEVHPDPAVALSDAAQQLDIPQYEQFVKDLKASGLFNPAKAAPSTL, encoded by the coding sequence ATGGCTAATATCCAAATTGATGAGTTGAGAGAGAAATTAGACGAGATTAACCTGCAGCTGCTTGATTTAATTAATGAGCGTGCTGAAGTGGCGAAAGAGATAGGTAGAGTAAAGAAAGCACAGGGGATTAATCGTTTTGACCCTGTTCGAGAACGTAAGATGCTTGATTTGCTTGCAGAGAAAAATGGTGGGCCTTTTGATAATTCCACTCTTCAACATATATTCAAGGAAATTTTTAAGGCAAGCCTTGAGTTACAGGAAGACGATCATCGTAAGGCACTTTTAGTTTCAAGAAAACGCCAACCCGATAATACGGTTATTGATATTAAAGGCGAAAAAGTCGGAGATGGCGGGCAAGTTCTTATTTCAGGACCTTGTGCTGTTGAAAGCTATGAGCAAGTTGCTGAAGTAGCGAGGGCTGTTAAGAAGCAAGGATTTAAAATGCTTCGTGGTGGAGCTTTCAAACCACGTACATCGCCATACGACTTCCAGGGTCTTGGAGAAGAAGGATTAAAGATTCTCAAACAAGTTGCTGATGAGTACGATCTAGCTGTAGTCAGCGAAATTGTAAACCCTGCAGATATTGAAACAGCAGTTAAGTACGTTGATGTAATTCAAATCGGAGCACGTAACATGCAGAACTTTGAGTTACTTAAAGCGGCAGGATCCGTTGATAAGCCGGTTCTTCTAAAAAGAGGTTTATCTGCGACAATTCAAGAATTCATTAATGCTGCAGAATACATCGTATCGAACGGTAATACACAAGTAATGCTTTGTGAGCGAGGAATTAGAACTTACGAAAAAGCAACGAGAAACACGTTGGATATTACAGCAGTTCCAATTCTTAAACAGGAAACTCATTTGCCAGTTCTAGTTGACGTAACGCATTCAACTGGACGCAAAGATCTTCTATTCCCTGCAGCAAAAGCAGGTCTAGCTATTGGAGCAGACGGTATCATGGTGGAAGTTCATCCAGACCCAGCTGTAGCTCTTTCCGATGCGGCTCAGCAGTTAGATATTCCACAATACGAACAATTTGTTAAAGATCTAAAAGCAAGTGGTTTATTCAATCCAGCGAAAGCTGCGCCTTCTACTTTATAA
- the ccpA gene encoding catabolite control protein A, with translation MNTTIYDVAKEAGVSMATVSRVVNGNPNVKPATRKKVLEAIERLGYRPNAVARGLASKKTTTVGVIIPDISSIFFAELARGIEDIATMYKYNIILSNSDQNKEKEIHLLNTMLGKQVDGIVFMGGKITEEHVEEFKRSPVPIVLAATLEKGQEIPSVNIDYQKAAYELVTSFIEKDHKKIGLVSGPLEDPINGEEKFLGYRTALEDAGMKVDEDCVAIGDYTYDSGIEAMEGFLELDEKPTAIFAGTDEMALGVIHAAQDNGYNVPEDFEVVGFDNTRLATMVRPTLSTVVQPMYDIGAVAMRLLTKLMNKETVEEQTVVLPHRLQHRNSTTHDQD, from the coding sequence GTGAATACAACGATTTATGACGTAGCGAAAGAAGCAGGAGTATCAATGGCAACTGTATCAAGGGTTGTGAATGGCAACCCTAATGTTAAGCCTGCAACAAGGAAAAAGGTATTAGAGGCGATTGAAAGACTTGGATACCGTCCCAATGCTGTAGCAAGAGGTCTTGCTAGTAAAAAAACGACGACTGTCGGAGTTATCATCCCTGATATTTCGAGTATTTTCTTTGCTGAGCTTGCTCGCGGTATTGAGGATATTGCTACAATGTACAAATATAATATTATCTTGAGTAACTCAGATCAAAATAAAGAAAAAGAAATTCATCTTCTAAACACGATGCTTGGAAAACAGGTAGATGGAATTGTGTTTATGGGCGGTAAAATTACAGAAGAACATGTTGAAGAATTTAAGCGCTCACCTGTTCCGATCGTTCTAGCAGCAACACTAGAAAAGGGCCAGGAGATTCCGTCAGTTAACATTGATTATCAAAAAGCTGCATATGAGCTTGTGACTAGCTTTATTGAAAAAGATCATAAAAAAATTGGACTTGTTAGTGGTCCATTAGAAGATCCAATTAACGGAGAAGAAAAGTTTCTTGGTTATCGAACAGCTTTAGAGGATGCAGGTATGAAAGTCGATGAAGATTGCGTTGCAATTGGTGACTATACTTATGACTCCGGTATTGAAGCAATGGAAGGCTTTCTTGAACTAGATGAGAAGCCAACAGCTATCTTTGCAGGTACGGATGAAATGGCACTAGGCGTTATTCACGCTGCACAGGACAACGGTTATAACGTTCCGGAAGATTTCGAGGTCGTTGGATTTGATAACACAAGACTAGCAACTATGGTTCGACCAACGCTTTCAACCGTTGTTCAACCTATGTACGATATTGGTGCTGTTGCCATGCGTCTTCTTACAAAACTAATGAATAAAGAAACAGTAGAAGAACAAACGGTTGTTTTACCACATCGTTTGCAACATCGTAATTCAACTACTCATGATCAAGATTAA